One window of the Desulfonatronum sp. SC1 genome contains the following:
- a CDS encoding sodium:proton antiporter, which translates to MTTFLVYSLTAALLAGLGVHGLITRRHLLRQIMALNVIAGGVFLLLISTAYRNQGVFADPVPQAMVLTGIVVAISATAFALALLRRIYQAQGQSQGQAQAKDTSTTRDGPIP; encoded by the coding sequence ATGACCACCTTTCTGGTGTACTCCCTTACCGCGGCCCTGCTGGCGGGCCTGGGCGTTCACGGCCTGATCACCCGCAGGCATCTGCTGCGGCAGATCATGGCCCTGAACGTGATCGCGGGAGGGGTGTTTCTGCTGCTGATCAGCACGGCGTATCGTAATCAGGGAGTTTTTGCCGACCCCGTGCCCCAGGCCATGGTCCTGACCGGAATCGTGGTGGCCATCAGCGCCACGGCTTTTGCCCTGGCCCTGTTGCGCCGGATTTATCAGGCCCAGGGGCAATCCCAGGGTCAGGCCCAAGCCAAAGATACTTCAACTACCCGAGACGGGCCGATTCCATGA
- a CDS encoding hydrogenase subunit MbhD domain-containing protein: MTLSLVFDLLLAGVLLLVSWRLLQASDLFQATVLFISFGLFLALAWVRLQAPDIALAEAAVGAGLAGVLLFGTFKRIEPQSDHPDQSGQSGQSSQERGPGDEPFVAGSCRLDQVAACPSRFHYLVAGLGAVALTALLVLAVLELPRHEAGLAGMVAQKMGSSGVEHPVTAVLLNFRLYDTWLELGVLLLALMGVFGVRGAHDLRGLPMRPTASPVARRLVGLLGPLVVLVAAYLLWLGDHAPGGAFQAGVVLAAGLVLLRLTGLPSVDRLSRTALLSCVVVGFAAILLLAVLTALAPQGFPLEYPSAWAGTLILALEAAATVSIGVTLAALVAVVLVVDE, encoded by the coding sequence ATGACCCTGTCCCTGGTCTTTGATCTGCTGCTGGCCGGGGTTTTGTTGCTGGTCAGTTGGCGCTTGCTGCAAGCCTCGGATTTGTTCCAGGCCACGGTGCTGTTCATTTCCTTCGGCTTGTTTCTGGCCCTGGCCTGGGTGCGCCTGCAGGCCCCGGACATCGCTTTGGCCGAAGCCGCTGTGGGCGCGGGGTTGGCCGGGGTGCTGCTGTTCGGGACCTTCAAGCGTATCGAGCCCCAATCCGATCACCCAGATCAATCTGGTCAATCCGGCCAATCCTCTCAGGAACGCGGCCCCGGCGACGAGCCTTTTGTCGCGGGCTCCTGCCGACTGGATCAGGTCGCGGCCTGCCCGAGCCGGTTCCATTACCTTGTGGCCGGATTGGGGGCCGTTGCCCTGACCGCATTGCTGGTTCTGGCGGTGCTGGAACTGCCGCGTCACGAGGCCGGACTGGCTGGGATGGTGGCTCAAAAAATGGGCTCCTCCGGTGTGGAGCATCCGGTGACCGCCGTCCTGCTCAACTTCCGGCTGTACGATACCTGGCTGGAACTGGGCGTCCTGCTCCTGGCCCTGATGGGCGTGTTCGGCGTTCGCGGGGCGCATGACCTGCGCGGGCTGCCCATGCGTCCGACCGCTTCGCCCGTTGCGCGTCGGCTGGTGGGCCTTTTGGGGCCGCTGGTCGTGCTGGTCGCCGCGTATCTGCTCTGGCTGGGAGACCACGCTCCGGGCGGGGCCTTTCAGGCCGGAGTGGTCCTGGCCGCCGGGCTGGTCCTGCTGCGCCTGACCGGCCTGCCTTCGGTTGACCGGCTGTCTCGGACCGCCTTGCTCTCCTGCGTGGTCGTGGGCTTCGCGGCCATCCTGCTTCTGGCCGTGCTGACAGCGCTTGCACCGCAAGGTTTTCCCCTGGAATATCCGTCGGCCTGGGCCGGTACGCTGATTCTGGCCCTGGAGGCCGCGGCCACCGTGTCCATCGGCGTGACTCTGGCCGCGCTGGTGGCCGTGGTTTTGGTGGTGGACGAGTAA
- a CDS encoding monovalent cation/H(+) antiporter subunit G → MFDVVVTVSAVLLCLSGAFFFLAGTLGLLRFPDAMSRIHALTKADNLGLGLIVLALTITSGSVSTALKILLIWLVALAASSSICFLLGRNILGQEQGGEASGDKAAHENSSGPSRPTNPISPISPKITQNPNPPET, encoded by the coding sequence GTGTTCGACGTGGTGGTTACGGTGTCGGCGGTCCTGCTCTGCCTGAGCGGAGCGTTTTTCTTCCTGGCCGGAACGCTGGGACTGCTGCGGTTTCCGGACGCCATGAGTCGGATTCATGCCCTGACCAAGGCCGACAACCTCGGTCTGGGGCTGATCGTCCTGGCCTTGACGATTACCAGCGGGTCCGTGAGCACGGCCCTGAAAATTTTGCTGATCTGGCTGGTGGCCTTGGCGGCCAGCTCTTCCATCTGCTTCCTGCTGGGCCGCAACATCCTAGGTCAAGAGCAAGGCGGCGAAGCAAGCGGAGACAAAGCAGCCCACGAAAACAGCTCCGGACCCTCTCGTCCCACAAATCCCATAAGTCCCATAAGTCCCAAAATAACCCAAAACCCCAACCCCCCAGAAACATGA
- a CDS encoding monovalent cation/H+ antiporter complex subunit F produces MQTFYLGVACFLLLTMIVGLARVFLGPRQEDRLVAVQLFGTTGVAVLLLLAAAFDAPAVRNAAMVFAVLAVLAVMAFVRDSRKNDGRGGGGAGG; encoded by the coding sequence ATGCAAACCTTCTATCTCGGCGTGGCCTGTTTTCTTCTGCTGACCATGATCGTCGGTTTGGCTCGGGTTTTTTTGGGGCCACGGCAGGAGGATCGCTTGGTGGCGGTTCAGTTGTTTGGGACCACCGGGGTGGCCGTCTTGTTGCTGTTGGCCGCGGCCTTCGACGCCCCGGCCGTGCGTAACGCGGCCATGGTTTTCGCCGTCCTGGCCGTCCTGGCGGTGATGGCCTTTGTGCGCGATTCTCGGAAAAACGACGGGCGCGGCGGAGGCGGAGCCGGAGGGTAG
- a CDS encoding carbohydrate-binding protein: protein MRKRIVSSGAADPTTPEGEWLNLEDIAEVEITSEDPKHPIEHALLPGHSAGWRAGKAGEQTIRFLFDEPRSLRRIWIHFEESEVERTHEFVLRWSADNGKSFTDIVRQQWNFSPDGMREESENIYLDATGVTTLELIIKPDISNENAVASLAQLRIG, encoded by the coding sequence ATGCGTAAACGCATTGTTTCGTCCGGGGCCGCGGACCCCACGACACCGGAAGGGGAATGGCTGAATCTGGAGGATATCGCGGAAGTGGAGATCACCTCCGAAGATCCGAAGCATCCCATCGAACACGCCCTGTTGCCTGGGCATTCCGCCGGGTGGCGGGCCGGAAAGGCCGGAGAGCAGACCATTCGATTTCTCTTCGACGAACCCCGGAGTCTCCGTAGAATCTGGATTCATTTCGAGGAATCCGAAGTGGAACGGACCCACGAGTTCGTCCTGCGCTGGTCCGCCGACAACGGCAAGTCCTTCACGGACATCGTGCGCCAACAGTGGAATTTCAGTCCTGACGGGATGCGGGAGGAGAGTGAAAACATCTACCTGGACGCCACCGGCGTGACCACGCTGGAACTGATCATCAAGCCGGACATCAGCAACGAGAATGCCGTCGCCAGCCTGGCTCAGTTGCGAATAGGGTAG
- the prxU gene encoding thioredoxin-dependent peroxiredoxin (Most members of this family contain a selenocysteine.), whose product MADEKPINCARPTGGLVGEDASAEQADTPQPQPNTGEKKMMVQIGRKAPDFSAPAYHNGAFTSIKLSDYLGKWVVLCFYPGDFTFVUATEISAVAEKHAEFEKLGVQVLSMSTDSMFVHKMWVDHELSKMVTTGKVPFPMLSDAGGKVGEAYGVYDADAGVDVRGRFLIDPDGIVQGFEVLTPPVGRNVGETLRQVQAFQLVRESKGSQATPSGWKPGKMVLTPGPELVGNVWKEWKVQMASE is encoded by the coding sequence ATGGCGGATGAAAAACCCATTAACTGCGCCAGACCCACTGGCGGACTCGTTGGAGAGGACGCATCGGCAGAGCAGGCCGACACCCCGCAACCGCAACCGAACACAGGAGAGAAAAAAATGATGGTCCAGATTGGGCGCAAAGCCCCCGACTTTTCCGCTCCCGCCTATCACAACGGCGCCTTCACCTCGATCAAACTTTCGGACTACCTAGGCAAGTGGGTGGTGCTCTGCTTCTATCCGGGCGACTTCACCTTTGTCTGAGCGACCGAGATTTCGGCGGTCGCCGAAAAGCATGCGGAATTTGAAAAGCTGGGCGTTCAGGTACTTTCCATGAGCACGGACAGCATGTTCGTACACAAGATGTGGGTTGACCACGAGCTGTCCAAGATGGTCACGACTGGCAAGGTGCCCTTTCCGATGCTGTCCGACGCCGGCGGAAAGGTCGGCGAGGCCTATGGCGTGTACGACGCGGATGCCGGAGTGGACGTTCGTGGCCGCTTCCTGATTGACCCGGACGGCATTGTCCAGGGGTTTGAGGTTCTCACCCCTCCGGTGGGCCGCAATGTCGGCGAAACCTTGCGCCAGGTCCAGGCCTTCCAGCTTGTCCGCGAAAGCAAAGGCAGCCAGGCCACGCCTTCGGGCTGGAAACCTGGAAAGATGGTCCTCACTCCCGGTCCGGAGTTGGTCGGAAACGTATGGAAAGAGTGGAAAGTCCAGATGGCCTCTGAGTAG